In Helianthus annuus cultivar XRQ/B chromosome 9, HanXRQr2.0-SUNRISE, whole genome shotgun sequence, the following are encoded in one genomic region:
- the LOC110876560 gene encoding lysine-specific demethylase JMJ706 isoform X1, producing MGVRSHLPLMIILQTANGILRNFPGCQDQNFVSSKTIFHINYHHYGAPKTWYGVPGSAADEFEKAIQNHVYTREILSTNGSEGAFDMLAEKTAMFSPKILLQNHVPVYKLVQLPGEFVGTFPRAYHAVFSHGFNCGEAVNFAARDWFPFGGSANERYAFLQKKPIIPYEEILCKEAMLLSSKNPKKDYTCDPDADFNRFVKGPFASLIHKYDDAISYLKSLDRSLSILSNSKESVSCSICKRDCYVAHVNCNCRVDPICVFHDKELSNYTCGMHRTLSMRGDLPKM from the exons ATGGGAGTGCGTTCTCATCTTCCTCTGATGATCATCTTGCAAACAGCAAATGGAATCTTAAG AAACTTCCCAGGTTGCCAAGATCAGAACTTCGTTTCTTCGAAAACGATATTCCA CATAAATTATCATCACTATGGGGCACCAAAAACATGGTACGGAGTTCCCGGTAGTGCTGCTGATGAGTTTGAGAAAGCTATCCAGAATCATGTTTACACTAGAGAAATATTATCAACAAACGGGTCAGAAGGAGCCTTTGACATGCTTGCAGAAAAAACAGCTATGTTTTCTCCAAAGATCCTGTTGCAGAATCACGTTCCGGTTTACAAACTTGTGCAATTACCGGGGGAGTTCGTTGGCACGTTTCCTAGAGCGTATCATGCCGTTTTCAGTCACG gcttcaattgtggagaggcGGTGAATTTTGCAGCTCGTGATTGGTTCCCGTTTGGTGGGTCTGCTAATGAGCGATATGCATTTCTTCAAAAGAAGCCCATTATCCCTTATGAAGAAATTCTTTGCAAAGAAGCTATGCTTCTTTCCtcaaaaaatcctaaaaaagatTATACGTGTGACCCTGATGCAGATTTTAACCGTTTCGTCAAGGGCCCGTTTGCATCTCTTATACATAAATATGATGATGCAATATCATATCTGAAGTCGTTGGACCGATCACTTAGTATCTTGTCGAATTCGAAAGAAAGCGTTAGCTGCAGCATTTGCAAACGGGACTGTTATGTGGCACATGTTAATTGTAACTGTCGTGTTGATCCCATATGCGTTTTTCATG ACAAAGAACTTTCTAATTATACTTGTGGGATGCACCGAACCCTTTCAATGAGAGGAGATCTACCCAAAATGTAA
- the LOC110876560 gene encoding lysine-specific demethylase JMJ706 isoform X2, producing the protein MGVRSHLPLMIILQTANGILSINYHHYGAPKTWYGVPGSAADEFEKAIQNHVYTREILSTNGSEGAFDMLAEKTAMFSPKILLQNHVPVYKLVQLPGEFVGTFPRAYHAVFSHGFNCGEAVNFAARDWFPFGGSANERYAFLQKKPIIPYEEILCKEAMLLSSKNPKKDYTCDPDADFNRFVKGPFASLIHKYDDAISYLKSLDRSLSILSNSKESVSCSICKRDCYVAHVNCNCRVDPICVFHDKELSNYTCGMHRTLSMRGDLPKM; encoded by the exons ATGGGAGTGCGTTCTCATCTTCCTCTGATGATCATCTTGCAAACAGCAAATGGAATCTTAAG CATAAATTATCATCACTATGGGGCACCAAAAACATGGTACGGAGTTCCCGGTAGTGCTGCTGATGAGTTTGAGAAAGCTATCCAGAATCATGTTTACACTAGAGAAATATTATCAACAAACGGGTCAGAAGGAGCCTTTGACATGCTTGCAGAAAAAACAGCTATGTTTTCTCCAAAGATCCTGTTGCAGAATCACGTTCCGGTTTACAAACTTGTGCAATTACCGGGGGAGTTCGTTGGCACGTTTCCTAGAGCGTATCATGCCGTTTTCAGTCACG gcttcaattgtggagaggcGGTGAATTTTGCAGCTCGTGATTGGTTCCCGTTTGGTGGGTCTGCTAATGAGCGATATGCATTTCTTCAAAAGAAGCCCATTATCCCTTATGAAGAAATTCTTTGCAAAGAAGCTATGCTTCTTTCCtcaaaaaatcctaaaaaagatTATACGTGTGACCCTGATGCAGATTTTAACCGTTTCGTCAAGGGCCCGTTTGCATCTCTTATACATAAATATGATGATGCAATATCATATCTGAAGTCGTTGGACCGATCACTTAGTATCTTGTCGAATTCGAAAGAAAGCGTTAGCTGCAGCATTTGCAAACGGGACTGTTATGTGGCACATGTTAATTGTAACTGTCGTGTTGATCCCATATGCGTTTTTCATG ACAAAGAACTTTCTAATTATACTTGTGGGATGCACCGAACCCTTTCAATGAGAGGAGATCTACCCAAAATGTAA
- the LOC110876559 gene encoding uncharacterized protein LOC110876559 gives MARKRKLATGQEQSPEFNMAWGGMLTEAEETTVLGGPRRARKKFVGVRQRPSGRWVAEIKDTIQKIRVWLGTFDTAEEAARAYDEAACLLRGANTRTNFWPCQPFSTTSALPSKVASLLLRRLEARNRSLAAAPSSQSTSMLTVNHHDEVAQPEEFGDNVEAFSDTFCTDFLKDLDGLLPINDTGDLYCNTSFESSIPVHVNRCDVQAVAPSSSEDTNGGTLIQEEEEETIDFKFIDEVGSVCNFSPFDIAQEIDLEARDEEEEEEPLTISESMKRMKYERRFSASLYAFHGIPECLKRKLGSKMQCRANEENHKASDVGPVSDGELSLWSSLDLPTILKVIPCIIPSNFSSSTERGMARKRKLATAEEQNPEFNIAWGGMLTEAEVTAALGGPRQARSKFIGVRQRPSGRWVAEIKDTIQKIRVWLGTFDTAEEAARAYDEAACLLRGANTRTNFWPSQPFSTTSSLPSKVTRLLLRRLEARNRSLTAAASSQSTSMLTVNHHDEVARPEEFGDNVEAFTDMCFTDFLRDLDGCLPINDTSNLYCNTSFESSIPVHVNRCDDQVVAPSSSEDTNDGSVIQEDEEEEETIDFKFLDEVGSACNFSAFDITHEISLEPME, from the exons ATGGCTAGGAAGAGAAAGCTAGCCACTGGTCAAGAACAGAGTCCTGAATTCAACATGGCTTGGGGTGGGATGTTGACTGAAGCAGAGGAAACCACAGTACTAGGTGGTCCCCGGCGAGCCCGGAAGAAATTTGTGGGGGTCCGGCAACGACCATCTGGAAGATGGGTTGCAGAGATCAAGGACACCATACAGAAGATTAGAGTATGGTTAGGCACCTTTGACACAGCAGAGGAAGCAGCCCGAGCCTATGACGAAGCCGCTTGCTTGCTACGTGGAGCCAACACTCGCACGAATTTCTGGCCTTGTCAACCTTTTTCAACCACATCCGCCCTTCCCTCCAAGGTCGCAAGCCTTCTGCTTCGTAGGCTTGAAGCCCGGAATAGGTCTTTAGCAGCAGCTCCATCTTCACAAAGTACTTCTATGCTGACCGTTAACCATCATGATGAGGTGGCACAGCCGGAGGAATTTGGAGATAACGTTGAAGCATTCTCAGATACATTCTGTACTGACTTTCTCAAGGATCTTGATGGGTTGCTACCTATCAATGATACGGGTGATCTTTACTGCAACACGAGCTTTGAGTCATCAATACCCGTTCATGTGAATCGTTGTGATGTTCAAGCTGTAGCTCCGAGTTCAAGTGAAGATACAAATGGCGGGACTTTAatacaagaagaagaagaagaaacgatTGATTTCAAGTTTATTGATGAAGTTGGATCCGTTTGCAACTTCTCTCCATTTGATATAGCTCAAGAAATTGATTTAGAAGCAagggatgaagaagaagaagaagagccaTTGACAATAAGTGAATCAATGAAAAGGATGAAATACGAGCGCAGGTTCTCGGCTTCGCTTTATGCGTTCCATGGTATACCAGAGTGCTTAAAGCGAAAATTGGGGTCCAAAATGCAATGTCGAGCAAATGAAGAAAATCACAAGGCAAGTGATGTGGGTCCGGTGAGTGATGGAGAACTATCACTTTGGAGCTCCCTCGATCTTCCTACCATTT TGAAAGTTATACCCTGCATCATACCTAGTAATTTCAGCTCTTCAACAG AGAGGGGTATGGCTAGGAAGAGAAAGCTAGCCACTGCTGAAGAACAGAATCCTGAATTCAACATTGCCTGGGGTGGGATGTTAACAGAGGCAGAGGTAACTGCAGCACTAGGCGGCCCCCGGCAAGCCCGGAGTAAGTTTATCGGGGTCCGCCAACGACCATCTGGCCGATGGGTTGCAGAAATCAAGGACACCATACAAAAGATTAGAGTATGGTTAGGCACCTTTGACACTGCTGAGGAAGCGGCTCGAGCCTATGATGAAGCCGCTTGCTTGCTACGCGGAGCCAACACTCGCACGAATTTCTGGCCTTCTCAACCGTTTTCTACCACATCCTCCCTTCCGTCTAAAGTCACAAGACTTCTTCTTCGTAGGCTTGAAGCCCGGAATAGGTCTTTAACAGCAGCTGCATCTTCACAAAGTACTTCTATGCTGACCGTTAATCATCATGATGAGGTGGCACGGCCAGAGGAATTTGGAGATAACGTTGAAGCGTTCACAGATATGTGCTTTACCGACTTTCTCAGGGATCTTGATGGGTGCCTCCCTATCAATGACACAAGCAATCTTTACTGCAACACGAGCTTTGAATCATCTATACCCGTTCATGTGAATCGTTGTGATGATCAAGTGGTAGCTCCATCTTCAAGTGAAGATACAAATGACGGAAGTGTAATACAAgaagacgaagaagaagaagaaacaatCGATTTCAAGTTTCTTGATGAAGTTGGATCCGCTTGCAACTTCTCTGCATTTGATATAACTCACGAAATTTCTTTGGAACCAATGGAATAA
- the LOC110874807 gene encoding ethylene-responsive transcription factor ERN2, with translation MARKRKLATAEEQNPEFNIAWGGMLTEAEVTAALGGPRQARKKFIGVRQRPSGRWVAEIKDTIQKIRVWLGTFDTAEEAARAYDEAACLLRGANTRTNFWPSQPFSTTSALPSKVTSLLLRRLEARNRSLTAAASSQSTSLLTINHHDEVARPDEFGDNVEAFSDACFTDFLRDLDGCLPINDTSNLYCNTSFESSMPVHVNRCDDQVVAPCSSEDTNGGSVIQEDEEEEEEEEEETIVHLNCCDDQVVGPSSSEDTSGASGIKEDDDEEEAIDFKFIDEVGSACNFSPFDIAQEADLIPREEEEKPLTISEAMKRMKYERKFSASLYAFHGIPECLKRKFGSKMQSRANEEAKKVEVVMVESNKASDVGSVSGGELSLWSSLDLPTIYYFS, from the coding sequence ATGGCTAGGAAGAGAAAGCTAGCCACTGCTGAAGAACAGAATCCTGAATTCAACATTGCCTGGGGCGGGATGTTAACCGAGGCAGAGGTAACTGCAGCACTAGGCGGCCCCCGACAAGCCCGGAAGAAGTTTATCGGGGTCCGCCAACGACCATCTGGCCGATGGGTTGCAGAAATCAAGGACACCATACAAAAGATTAGAGTATGGTTAGGCACCTTTGACACTGCTGAGGAAGCGGCTCGAGCCTATGATGAAGCCGCTTGTTTGCTACGCGGAGCCAACACTCGCACGAATTTCTGGCCTTCTCAACCGTTCTCTACCACATCCGCCCTTCCGTCCAAAGTCACAAGCCTTCTTCTTCGTAGGCTTGAAGCCCGGAATAGGTCTTTAACAGCAGCTGCATCTTCACAAAGTACTTCTTTGCTGACCATTAATCATCATGATGAGGTGGCACGACCGGATGAATTTGGAGACAACGTTGAAGCGTTCTCAGATGCGTGCTTTACCGACTTTCTCAGGGATCTTGATGGGTGCCTACCTATCAATGATACAAGCAATCTTTACTGCAACACGAGCTTTGAATCATCTATGCCCGTTCATGTGAATCGTTGTGATGATCAAGTGGTAGCTCCGTGTTCAAGTGAAGATACAAATGGCGGAAGTGTAATACAAgaagacgaagaagaagaagaagaagaagaagaagaaacaatCGTTCATCTGAATTGTTGTGACGATCAAGTAGTGGGTCCGAGTTCAAGTGAAGATACAAGTGGCGCAAGTGgaataaaagaagatgatgatgaagaagaagcgATCGATTTCAAGTTTATTGATGAAGTTGGATCTGCTTGCAACTTTTCTCCATTTGATATAGCTCAAGAAGCTGATTTGATTCCaagggaagaagaagaaaagcCGTTGACAATAAGTGAAGCAATGAAAAGGATGAAATACGAGCGCAAGTTCTCGGCTTCTCTTTATGCTTTCCATGGTATACCTGAGTGCTTAAAGCGCAAATTCGGGTCCAAAATGCAAAGTCGAGCAAATGAAGAAGCCAAAAAAGTTGAGGTTGTGATGGTTGAAAGTAATAAGGCAAGTGATGTGGGTTCGGTGAGTGGTGGAGAATTGTCACTTTGGAGCTCCCTCGATCTTCCTACCATTTACTATTTTAGTTAG
- the LOC110879125 gene encoding CSC1-like protein HYP1, with amino-acid sequence MILSALLTSVGINLGLCFLFFTLYSVLRKQPGNADVYAPRLVAEGKLEPRINFNLERLLPSAGWVSSSWHPTEEELLSRAGLDGVVFMRVIIFSLKVFAFAGVVGLCALLPINFMGNQIVIDFSDFTNKSLESFSISNVNDGSKKLWVHFGAVYAFTAFVCYLLYLEYRYISLKRLAYYYSSEPKPDQFTVLVRGIPKSSAESLSANVEKFFSEYYPSLYLSHYMVYHTTKIQKLISEADKVSRRLAYLKSTQKTSQRYGRVGFLGLFRPKIDLVEYYEKKLEELEDNARTQQSLLSGKEVPAAFVSFKSRLGAAVVLHVQQGENPTEWLTERAPQPEDVYWPFFSASFISRWIGNVMVIFACVILTILFFIPVIIVQGLTNLDQLETWFPFLKGILNIAFISQVITGYLPSLILKMFLYLVPPVMIMLSSIQGYVANSQIEKSACNKMLWFTIWNIFFANVLSGSVLYRVNIFLEPKEVPNILAVAVPGQATFFVTYVVTNGWTSTASELLRLMPLVSNFVGRIFFTKADEKFELPSLPYSSEIPSILLFGLLGITYFFLSPLILPFLLVYYCLAYIIYRHQLLNVYSPKFETGGTFWPIVHNSMVFSLILMHMIAVGIFGLKKLPLASSLTIPLPIITLLFNSYCRKRFLPVFKGYPAECMIKKDRSNESMSDFHERLATAYQDPALKPIHFSRRTDSHNAPLLASET; translated from the exons ATGATTCTTTCTGCGCTTTTGACTTCTGTGGGAATAAATCTTGGTTTATGTTTCCTATTCTTCACTCTGTATTCCGTATTGAGGAAACAACCTGGTAATGCTGACGTTTACGCGCCACGTTTAGTTGCCGAAGGAAAACTTGAACCGAGAATTAATTTCAACTTGGAAAGGTTACTGCCTTCTGCCGGTTGGGTGAGCAGCTCGTGGCATCCCACTGAAGAAGAACTCCTCAGCCGCGCTGGTTTAGATGGTGTTGTCTTTATGCGCGTTATTATCTTTAG TTTGAAAGTATTTGCTTTTGCTGGGGTAGTTGGCCTTTGTGCTCTTCTACCAATCAATTTTATGGGTAATCAGATAGTTATTGATTTTTCTGACTTTACAAACAAGTCTCTGGAATCATTCAGTATTTCAAACGTCAACGATGGATCTAAAAA GTTATGGGTTCACTTTGGTGCAGTATATGCCTTCACTGCATTTGTCTGCTATCTTCTTTATCTG GAGTATCGTTATATTTCTTTGAAAAGGCTTGCGTACTATTACTCTTCCGAGCCTAAGCCAGACCAGTTTACTGTATTGGTTAGAGGTATCCCAAAGTCATCTGCAGAAAGCTTAAGTGCGAACGTTGAGAAGTTTTTCTCAGAATATTATCCTTCATTATATCTGTCACATTACATGGTGTATCACACTACCAAGATTCAGAAGTTAATC AGTGAGGCTGATAAGGTGAGTAGAAGGCTTGCTTATCTGAAGTCAACACAAAAGACTTCTCAAAGGTATGGGCGCGTTGGATTTCTTGGGCTTTTTCGGCCCAAAATCGATCTCGTGGAGTATTATGAAAAGAAGTTAGAAGAACTAGAAGATAATGCGAGGACGCAACAATCATTACTTAGTGGGAAG GAAGTTCCTGCTGCTTTTGTATCGTTTAAGTCACGGCTTGGTGCTGCGGTAGTTTTACATGTCCAACAAGGAGAAAATCCTACAGAGTGGCTTACTGAGCGGGCCCCACAACCGGAGGACGTATACTGGCCTTTCTTTTCCGCATCGTTCATAAGCAGATGGATCGGGAATGTCATGGTGATTTTCGCGTGTGTTATTCTTACAATTTTGTTCTTCATTCCTGTTATAATAGTGCAGGGTCTGACTAATCTGGATCAGTTGGAGACCTGGTTCCCTTTTCTGAAAGGCATATTGAATAT AGCGTTTATAAGTCAGGTCATTACGGGATATCTTCCGAGTTTAATTCTCAAGATGTTTTTATATCTGGTGCCACCTGTCATGATAATGTTATCGTCTATTCAAGGGTACGTGGCGAACAGTCAGATAGAGAAAAGTGCATGTAACAAGATGCTCTGGTTCACCATATGGAACATATTCTTTGCAAACGTTTTATCCGGATCGGTTTTATATCGCGTTAATATCTTTCTGGAGCCTAAGGAAGTACCAAATATATTAGCTGTTGCTGTTCCAGGACAG GCTACATTCTTCGTAACATACGTTGTGACAAACGGCTGGACTAGTACAGCTTCGGAACTTTTGCGCTTGATGCCCCTTGTTTCGAATTTTGTGGGAAGAATTTTTTTCACAAAAGCTGATGAAAAGTTTGAACTGCCTTCACTGCCGTACAGCAGTGAGATCCCGAGCATTCTCTTATTCGGACTTCTTGGCATTACATACTTTTTCTTGTCGCCGTTAATTCTCCCATTTCTACTGGTTTACTACTGTTTGGCATACATCATTTACCGTCACCAGTTGCTGAATGTTTATTCACCAAAATTTGAGACTGGTGGAACCTTTTGGCCAATTGTGCATAACTCGATGGTTTTTTCGTTGATACTGATGCACATGATTGCTGTGGGTATATTTGGTCTGAAGAAACTTCCGTTGGCTTCCAGTTTGACTATTCCGCTCCCGATCATCACTCTTTTGTTTAACAGCTACTGCCGGAAGCGCTTCTTACCGGTCTTCAAGGGTTATCCTGCTGAG TGCATGATAAAGAAAGACAGAAGTAACGAATCAATGTCGGATTTTCATGAGAGACTAGCCACTGCATATCAAGATCCAGCTTTGAAGCCGATTCATTTCTCTAGACGAACCGATAGCCACAATGCCCCACTTCTTGCTTCTGAGACATGA
- the LOC110876558 gene encoding uncharacterized protein LOC110876558: MEAPGKVQKRLSPASTAQPGESQSKKKVEKKPIDVRPSPYVNHAYVPFPSRLKNQKYSREYGQFLDIFKQLKINLPFIEALQSMPKYAKFLKDLLKNKENLGELSNVPLHGGCSAIVSNKLPEKLTDPGVFTIPCLFGSHTNTRALADLGASINLMPFSLYEKLDLGELSPTRMTLSLADRSVKHPRGIVENLLVKVDKFVFPADFVILDMEADENIPLILGRPFLNTAKALIDVSLGTITLRAGEESVVFEVMSSNGHTDRVRSVSLVGECEKDERDEKRDVSDASLEKGTGFKCGDPPDRKLEELEERVERLESRIKTLSKPQCGDRFQHGECGFKTLDAELRGFERDEGFRVDLGDTYSGATARESMFGGELHLHDPP, from the coding sequence ATGGAGGCTCCCGGCAAAGTGCAAAAGAGGCTaagcccagcaagtaccgcacagccCGGTGAATCTCAAAGTAAGAAGAAAGTTGAGAAAAAGCCCATAGACGTTAGACCTTCACCCTATGTGAATCACGCATATGTTCCGTTTCCCTCGCGCCTTAAGAATCAAAAATACTCGAGGGAATACGGGCAGTTCTTAGATATCTTCAAGCAATTGAAGATTAATCTTCCGTTTATAGAGGCACTCCAGTCCATGCCAAAATATGCAAAATTCTTGAAGGACCTTCTTAAGAATAAAGAGAATTTAGGTGAGTTGTCTAATGTCCCATTGCATGGAGGGTGTTCGGCCATCGTTTCAAATAAGTTGCCCGAAAAGCTTACCGATCCCGGTGTGTTCACTATTCCTTGTCTATTCGGTAGTCACACAAACACTAGAGCCTTAGCCGACCTAGGTGCTAGCATTAATTTGATGCCCTTTTCTCTCTATGAGAAGCTAGACTTAGGCGAGCTTTCACCTACTCGAATGACACTGTCCTTAGCTGATAGGTCCGTGAAACACCCGAGGGGAATAGTGGAGAATTTGCTTGTTAAGGTGGACAAGTTTGTTTTTCCGGCCGATTTCGTTATTCTAGACATGGAAGCCGATGAAAACATACCGTTAATTTTAGGTCGCCCATTCTTAAACACCGCTAAAGCTCTAATAGATGTCTCTTTAGGCACCATCACACTTAGAGCGGGCGAGGAATCAGTAGTTTTTGAGGTTATGAGTTCGAATGGGCATACTGACAGAGTGCGTTCGGTTTCGTTAGTGGGGGAGTGTGAGAAAGATGAGAGAGATGAGAAGAGGGATGTTAGTGATGCGAGTTTAGAGAAAGGGACAGGATTTAAGTGTGGGGACCCACCGGATAGAAAGTTAGAGGAATTAGAGGAGAGAGTGGAGCGTTTAGAATCTAGGATTAAGACACTGAGCAAACCTCAGTGTGGGGATAGATTTCAACATGGGGAATGTGGATTCAAAACGCTAGACGCGGAATTGAGAGGTTTTGAAAGAGATGAGGGTTTTCGGGTTGATTTGGGCGATACATATAGTGGTGCTACAGCCCGCGAGAGTATGTTTGGAGGTGAGTTGCATCTCCATGATCCTCCATAA